One segment of Chiloscyllium plagiosum isolate BGI_BamShark_2017 chromosome 5, ASM401019v2, whole genome shotgun sequence DNA contains the following:
- the hus1 gene encoding checkpoint protein HUS1: MKFRGKIVDVGCLNHFTRVVNTISKLTKLCILRLTSDKLYFILSDKVASGGVAMWCQLFQGNFFDEFQIEGVSAEHNEIYLELMPENLSRSLKTAQNAKTVKIKLTMKHCPCITIAVELPSLSSHNRIVTHDIPISIIPRKLWNDFEEPSVPDFDVSIYLPVLKIMKSVVERMKNLANHIIIEANQNGEMNLKIDTDLVSVTTHFKELGNPPWIEEGTQPDSYQISDPTSMAEARIDIKRLLQFLAGQQVNPSKAICNIVTNKVIHFVLLHEDVSLQYFIPAVA; the protein is encoded by the exons ATGAAGTTCCGAGGGAAGATCGTGGATGTTGGTTGTTTAAATCATTTCACCC GTGTTGTGAACACGATCTCCAAACTCACAAAGTTATGTATTCTAAGACTTACCAGTGACAAGCTGTACTTTATCCTTTCTGACAAAGTGGCCAGTGGAGGTGTTGCAATGTGGTGTCAGCTGTTTCAG GGGAATTTTTTTGATGAATTTCAGATTGAAGGAGTATCAGCAGAACATAATGAAATTTACCTGGAACTCATGCCTGAAAACCTATCAAGGTCCTTGAAAACAGCTCAGAATGCCAAAACTGTAAAAATTAAGTTGACAATGAAGCATTGTCCGTGTATCACCATTGCTGTAGAACTG CCCTCCCTCTCCAGCCACAATCGTATTGTTACACATGACATTCCCATTAGCATCATTCCCAGAAAGCTTTGGAATGATTTTGAAGAACCCAGTGTTCCAGATTTCGAT GTCAGTATTTATTTACCAGTACTGAAGATCATGAAGAGTGTTGTGGAAAGAATGAAGAATCTTGCTAATCATATT ATAATTGAAGCCAATCAGAATGGAgaaatgaatttgaaaattgatACTGATCTGGTGTCAGTGACAACACATTTTAAAGAACTTGGGAATCCCCCTTGGA TTGAAGAAGGTACACAACCTGATTCCTACCAAATAAGCGATCCGACAAGCATGGCTGAAGCTAGGATAGACATAAAGAGACTTCTTCAATTTCTTGCTGGACAGCAAGTCAACCCGAGCAAAGCCATATGTA